Proteins from a genomic interval of Lycium ferocissimum isolate CSIRO_LF1 chromosome 2, AGI_CSIRO_Lferr_CH_V1, whole genome shotgun sequence:
- the LOC132047019 gene encoding UDP-glycosyltransferase 83A1-like, translated as MAQIPHIVAIPYPAQGHVLPLMELSLWLVKEGCKITFVNSEFNHKRVIKALSENDDVRNKISLVSIPDGLGPEEDRADLKKLTEAIAEVMPGKLEGIIKRINESDENGVSCVIVDENMGWALGVAEKLNIRRVAFWPAAAATLASLFSVSKLIDDGIIDSDGAILKKQGIKLSPNMPIMNPSDFVWACFPDPALTKIIIDLVTDSNERVKSADWIICNSAKELEPGAFAMFPQVSPIGPLLATNRLGSSTGHFWPEDSNCLKWLDQQPHNSVIYVAFGSFTILDLTQFQELALGLELSKRRFLWVVRENLILDGDSAYPKGFKDRVGNRGHIVKWAPQQKVLEHPSIACFLSHCGWNSTVESVSSGVPFLCWPYFADQLFNQSYICDVWKVGLGFKKNEFGVIGKEEIKNKMDKLFGDGTFKERALDLQVKVNSSVNKGGSSNKMFGTFIDWIKTQRGSI; from the exons atggCCCAAATTCCACATATTGTAGCTATACCTTATCCAGCTCAAGGCCATGTTCTTCCTTTAATGGAACTTTCCTTGTGGTTAGTCAAAGAGGGTTGCAAAATCACCTTTGTTAATTCGGAATTCAACCACAAAAGAGTGATCAAGGCATTATCTGAAAACGACGATGTACGCAACAAGATAAGCTTAGTCTCAATCCCAGATGGTTTGGGACCTGAAGAAGATAGAGCAGACCtgaaaaagttgacagaagCAATTGCTGAAGTGATGCCTGGGAAACTTGAGGGAATTATTAAAAGGATTAATGAGTCTGATGAAAATGGAGTATCATGTGTTATAGTTGATGAAAATATGGGATGGGCACTCGGAGTTGCAGAAAAATTGAACATTAGACGAGTTGCTTTCTGGCCTGCAGCTGCCGCTACGCTAGCGTCGTTATTTAGCGTCTCAAAACTCATTGATGATGGAATCATAGATAGCGATG GAGCTATACTGAAGAAACAGGGGATTAAGCTATCACCAAACATGCCCATCATGAACCCATCAGACTTTGTATGGGCTTGCTTCCCTGATCCAGCTTTGACGAAAATAATAATCGATCTCGTAACAGACAGCAACGAAAGAGTAAAATCCGCAGACTGGATCATTTGTAACTCAGCAAAGGAGCTGGAGCCTGGAGCATTTGCCATGTTCCCTCAAGTGTCACCAATTGGACCCCTTCTAGCAACCAATCGATTAGGATCTTCAACGGGCCATTTCTGGCCCGAAGACTCGAATTGCCTAAAATGGCTCGATCAGCAGCCACATAATTCAGTCATTTACGTCGCATTTGGCAGCTTTACAATCTTGGATTTAACTCAATTCCAGGAGCTGGCACTTGGGCTAgaattgtccaaacgacgattcttgtgggtagttcgGGAAAATCTAATTTTGGACGGCGATAGCGCTTATCCAAAAGGTTTCAAAGACAGAGTAGGCAATAGAGGCCATATAGTGAAATGGGCCCCTCAACAAAAGGTGCTAGAGCATCCTTCTATTGCTTGTTTTTTGAGCCATTGTGGATGGAATTCGACGGTCGAGAGCGTAAGCAGTGGGGTGCCTTTCTTGTGCTGGCCTTATTTTGCTGACCAGTTGTTTAATCAGAGTTATATTTGTGATGTTTGGAAAGTGGGATTGGGATTTAAGAAAAATGAGTTTGGAGTTATTGGCAAAGAAGAAATCAAGAATAAGATGGACAAGCTATTCGGAGATGGAACATTTAAAGAAAGGGCTTTAGATCTTCAAGTAAAGGTTAACTCTAGTGTCAATAAAGGAGGAAGTTCTAATAAGATGTTCGGTACATTTATTGactggatcaagactcaaagaggCTCAATTTAA
- the LOC132047020 gene encoding UDP-glycosyltransferase 83A1-like — MSQPHIVAVPYPAQGHVLPLMELSLWLVKEGCKITFVNSEFNHKRVMKASSENDDVRNKINLVSIPDGLEPEEDRTDLKKLTEAIGEVMPGKLDEVIKMINESDENGVSCVIADENVGWALGVAEKLNIRRVAFWPAAAATLTSFFSIPKLIDDGIIDSDGAILKKQGIKLSPNMPIMNSSDFSWAFFPDPALRRVVFDLVNDNAERVKSANWIICNSAKELEPEAFAMFPQMSPIGPLLATNRLGSSTGHFWPEDSNCLNWLDQQPHNSVIYVAFGSFTILDLTQFQELALGLESSKRRFLWVVRENLILNGDSVYPKGFKDRVGNRGHIVKWAPQQKVLAHPSIACFVSHCGWNSTVESVSNGVPFLCWPYFADQLFNQSYICDIWKVGLGFNKNENGVIGKEEIKNKLDKLLGDTTFKEKALDLQAKVNTSVKEGGSSNKMFGKFVDWIKTQRSSI; from the exons atgagtcaACCACATATAGTTGCTGTACCTTATCCAGCACAAGGCCATGTTCTTCCTTTAATGGAACTCTCCTTGTGGTTAGTCAAAGAGGGTTGCAAAATCACCTTTGTTAACTCTGAATTCAATCACAAAAGAGTGATGAAGGCATCTTCCGAAAATGACGATGTACGTAACAAGATAAACTTAGTTTCAATCCCAGATGGATTGGAACCTGAGGAAGATAGAACAGACCtgaaaaagttgacagaagCAATTGGTGAAGTGATGCCTGGGAAACTAGATGAAGTCATTAAAATGATTAATGAGTCTGATGAAAATGGAGTTTCATGTGTTATAGCTGATGAAAATGTGGGATGGGCACTTGGAGTTGCAGAAAAGTTGAACATTAGACGAGTTGCTTTCTGGCCAGCTGCAGCTGCTACACTAACATCTTTTTTTAGTATCCCAAAACTCATTGATGATGGAATCATAGATAGCGACG GAGCAATCTTGAAGAAACAGGGGATTAAGCTATCACCAAACATGCCCATCATGAACTCATCAGACTTTTCATGGGCTTTCTTTCCTGATCCAGCCTTGAGGAGAGTGGTATTCGATCTCGTAAATGACAACGCCGAAAGAGTTAAATCCGCAAATTGGATCATTTGTAACTCCGCAAAGGAACTGGAGCCTGAAGCATTTGCCATGTTCCCTCAAATGTCACCAATAGGACCCCTTTTGGCAACCAATCGATTAGGATCTTCAACGGGCCATTTCTGGCCCGAAGACTCGAATTGCCTAAATTGGCTCGATCAGCAGCCACATAACTCTGTCATTTATGTCGCGTTTGGTAGCTTTACAATCTTGGATTTAACTCAATTCCAGGAGCTGGCACTTGGGCTAGAATCGTCCAAACGACGATTCCTCTGGGTGGTCCGAGAAAATCTAATTTTGAATGGTGATAGCGTTTACCCCAAAGGTTTTAAAGACAGAGTAGGCAATAGAGGCCATATTGTGAAATGGGCCCCTCAACAAAAGGTGCTAGCGCATCCTTCTATTGCTTGTTTTGTGAGCCATTGTGGATGGAATTCGACGGTCGAGAGCGTAAGCAATGGGGTGCCTTTCTTGTGCTGGCCTTATTTTGCTGACCAGTTGTTTAATCAGAGTTATATTTGTGATATTTGGAAAGTGGGATTGGGATTTAACAAAAATGAGAATGGAGTTAttggaaaagaagaaatcaaGAATAAGCTGGATAAGCTATTAGGAGATACCACATTTAAAGAAAAGGCTTTAGACCTTCAAGCAAAGGTTAACACTAGTGTCAAAGAAGGAGGGAGTTCTAATAAGATGTTTGGTAAATTTGTCGactggatcaagactcaaagaaGTTCAATTTAA
- the LOC132047888 gene encoding protein FAR1-RELATED SEQUENCE 5-like encodes MTMQEGLVLLFAESTYTNKKLGYVTSRKITCYKEGFRRNDKQKEQVKKSRRETGTGCQAHIIITCQSMGKYRITKVELEHKNSLVPLTMVHMLPSHRKINEVQAHEIDLAEDAGLFSKETFDFMSLQAGGRVNLGYTKLDQKNYLRTKRQKAMRQGETV; translated from the coding sequence ATGACTATGCAAGAAGGGTTGGTTTTACTGTTCGCAGAGAGTACGTATACAAATAAGAAATTAGGTTATGTGACATCACGGAAGATTACATGTTACAAGGAGGGTTTTCGTAGGAATGATAAACAAAAAGAACAAGTTAAAAAATCTCGAAGAGAAACTGGAACAGGGTGTCAAGCTCATATTATTATTACCTGTCAGTCAATGGGAAAGTACCGTATTACTAAAGTTGAGTTGGAACATAAGAATTCTCTTGTTCCACTGACAATGGTTCATATGTTGCCATCTCACAGAAAGATAAACGAAGTTCAGGCTCATGAAATAGATTTAGCAGAGGATGCTGGATTATTTTCTAAAGAGACATTTGATTTTATGAGTCTTCAAGCTGGCGGCAGAGTAAATTTGGGTTACACCAAGTTAGATCAGAAGAACTACCTCCGAACAAAACGACAAAAAGCTATGAGACAAGGGGAAACAGTTTAA